Proteins encoded within one genomic window of Bacteroidales bacterium:
- a CDS encoding DUF3795 domain-containing protein codes for MKKQIACCGFDCATCEVRIATVNDDNALRASLADEWKVLYNSDDITPEMINCAGCRGTGALNMRCKFCEIRKCAVFRSFPTCAECDELEDCLLLKKVHHHVPEALENLKQLKNK; via the coding sequence ATGAAAAAACAAATTGCATGTTGCGGATTCGATTGTGCTACCTGCGAAGTAAGGATAGCAACCGTTAATGATGATAATGCTTTGCGTGCTTCATTAGCCGATGAATGGAAAGTGCTGTACAATTCGGATGACATCACTCCGGAAATGATCAACTGTGCCGGATGCAGGGGAACCGGGGCTTTGAACATGCGCTGTAAATTTTGCGAAATAAGAAAATGTGCTGTATTCAGAAGCTTTCCAACCTGCGCCGAATGCGATGAACTGGAAGATTGCCTGTTGTTGAAAAAAGTACATCATCATGTTCCTGAAGCATTGGAAAACCTGAAGCAGTTAAAAAATAAATAA
- a CDS encoding M56 family metallopeptidase — MDKIFLYSIKVSVCIIMLFGLYAIFLRKDTHFRFNRIYLLFSLVVSVIIPLIDIRFTTGNTGSGLIYMMQTVQVNSDKVLITENNLSPMYYLIITYYAVIALLFVRFAIRIISLLLLKNKCSREKMNGYYFAICKKQIAPFSFFKTIFIDEKTMSNAQLNKIIIHETIHIRQLHSIDVMLSELICMLTWFNPASWMIKSALKETHEYLADSGVTEQTSGSSEYLLLLLRNAIGVQPGLANNFNKSLTLKRFYMMKKPRSGRFSMLKALPVIPLLLALFVTFSCGNSANEKKSQNSNVELKNDSVIDKMPEFPGGQDALTKYFIDNVKYPETARKNGITGKVLVNFVVTKTGKIENVEISQKVNDLLDAEALRVISSMPDWIPGENKGEAVDFKMTLPIQFRLN; from the coding sequence ATGGATAAGATATTTTTATATTCGATAAAAGTGTCGGTATGCATTATAATGCTGTTCGGGCTCTACGCAATATTCCTTAGAAAAGACACTCACTTTCGGTTTAACAGGATATACCTTTTGTTTTCATTGGTAGTTTCGGTCATAATCCCGTTAATCGATATTCGATTTACAACAGGTAATACGGGTTCGGGATTAATATATATGATGCAAACTGTTCAGGTCAATTCTGATAAAGTATTAATAACTGAAAATAACCTGTCGCCGATGTATTACCTTATTATTACATACTATGCAGTAATTGCACTTTTGTTTGTAAGATTTGCAATTAGAATTATTTCATTGCTTTTATTAAAGAACAAATGCAGCAGAGAGAAAATGAATGGATATTATTTTGCAATATGTAAAAAACAAATTGCGCCATTTTCTTTTTTTAAAACTATTTTCATTGATGAAAAAACGATGTCGAATGCGCAACTCAATAAAATAATTATACACGAAACCATTCATATTCGTCAATTGCATAGCATTGATGTAATGTTATCTGAATTAATTTGTATGCTGACATGGTTTAATCCTGCCAGTTGGATGATAAAATCTGCACTTAAAGAAACCCATGAGTATTTGGCTGATTCCGGGGTAACGGAGCAAACTTCCGGTTCATCTGAATACTTATTGCTCCTGCTCAGAAATGCAATTGGTGTGCAGCCGGGTTTGGCCAATAACTTCAATAAATCATTAACCTTAAAACGTTTTTATATGATGAAAAAACCACGTTCCGGCAGGTTTTCAATGTTGAAAGCTCTGCCCGTAATCCCTTTATTACTTGCGCTGTTTGTTACATTTTCATGTGGAAATAGTGCTAATGAAAAAAAATCTCAAAACTCGAATGTTGAGTTGAAAAATGATTCCGTAATTGATAAAATGCCTGAATTTCCGGGCGGACAGGATGCTCTTACGAAGTATTTTATTGATAATGTAAAATATCCTGAAACTGCCAGGAAAAATGGTATTACAGGTAAGGTGCTTGTGAATTTTGTTGTAACTAAAACAGGTAAGATTGAAAATGTTGAAATCTCGCAAAAAGTAAATGACCTGCTTGATGCAGAGGCTTTGCGCGTAATATCATCGATGCCCGACTGGATCCCGGGCGAAAATAAAGGAGAAGCCGTTGATTTTAAAATGACATTACCTATTCAATTCAGATTGAATTAA
- a CDS encoding BlaI/MecI/CopY family transcriptional regulator, protein MKKVKELTKAEEQVMQILWKLEKAFVKDVMEHFDKPKPAYNTVSTIIRILEKKGFVSYKNYGSTYEYFPLISKEEYSRFYFGNFIKNYFGNSYNQLVSFFSNDNKISVKELEEMKKILDKEIKNKKSNG, encoded by the coding sequence ATGAAGAAGGTAAAAGAATTAACAAAGGCAGAAGAACAGGTAATGCAAATTTTATGGAAGCTCGAAAAAGCTTTTGTAAAAGATGTTATGGAACATTTCGATAAACCAAAACCTGCGTATAATACGGTTTCCACTATAATTAGGATCCTTGAAAAAAAAGGTTTTGTATCGTATAAAAATTATGGAAGTACTTACGAGTATTTTCCGCTGATTTCAAAAGAAGAGTATTCTCGTTTTTACTTTGGGAATTTTATCAAAAATTATTTTGGGAATTCTTATAATCAGCTGGTATCATTTTTTTCAAATGATAATAAAATATCTGTAAAAGAACTTGAAGAAATGAAAAAGATTCTTGATAAAGAAATTAAAAATAAGAAAAGCAATGGATAA
- a CDS encoding bifunctional 3-deoxy-7-phosphoheptulonate synthase/chorismate mutase: protein MIIHLKKNISKTLAKEIATRFEAVELITENGIILITPHTVKKVEDKHLEHIDKSWVFDSDIQLSSRKYKKETHEIKIRNFTIGGASRNTLVTIGPCGVESEEQISETAKLIDELGLHTIRAGSFKPRTSPYSFMGMGVEGLKLLAKIRDKYGFPVFTEVRDSSHVDDVIEYADVIQIGAKAMYDHGILRKCGKTKKPVLLKRGFGSTLQEFVQAAEFILSGGNENVILCERGIRTFETKTRFTLDLCGVAYLKENTNLPIILDPSHAMGYAYGVPDLARACMAMDVEGLLIEVHPNPAVAKSDASQQLNHDEFRKLFKTLKPIAKAVGREIV, encoded by the coding sequence ATACTTATTACTCCGCATACTGTAAAAAAAGTAGAGGACAAACATCTTGAACACATTGATAAATCGTGGGTTTTCGACAGCGACATTCAACTGTCCAGCAGGAAATACAAAAAAGAAACGCACGAGATAAAAATCAGGAACTTCACTATTGGTGGCGCTTCCAGGAATACTTTGGTAACTATCGGACCTTGCGGTGTTGAATCGGAAGAACAAATTTCGGAGACCGCAAAACTCATTGATGAACTGGGATTGCACACGATAAGAGCAGGAAGTTTCAAACCACGCACATCGCCATACAGCTTTATGGGTATGGGTGTTGAAGGATTAAAGCTGCTTGCTAAAATACGCGACAAATATGGTTTTCCGGTATTTACTGAAGTGCGCGACTCATCACATGTTGACGATGTAATTGAATATGCCGATGTGATACAGATTGGTGCTAAGGCCATGTACGACCACGGAATACTAAGGAAATGCGGAAAAACAAAAAAGCCGGTTCTCCTGAAACGAGGATTTGGCAGCACTTTGCAGGAATTTGTCCAGGCAGCTGAATTTATTCTTTCGGGCGGAAATGAAAATGTAATACTTTGCGAACGCGGCATCCGCACATTTGAAACCAAGACACGTTTCACTCTTGATTTGTGCGGTGTTGCTTACCTGAAAGAAAATACAAACCTTCCGATAATCCTCGATCCGAGTCACGCAATGGGTTATGCTTACGGTGTGCCCGACCTTGCAAGAGCTTGTATGGCAATGGATGTGGAAGGTTTATTGATTGAGGTTCATCCCAACCCGGCTGTGGCAAAATCGGATGCATCGCAACAACTGAATCATGATGAGTTCAGAAAACTTTTCAAAACACTGAAACCTATTGCTAAAGCAGTGGGAAGGGAGATTGTTTAG
- a CDS encoding HAD hydrolase family protein has translation MTFIGKNIKFLREQQQLPDKKLAMMCNMTVDALHAIENNSHEPNLQQLVLLAEALNYPIDRLIADNLEKNYYTLKSFDFKFLALDIDGVLTNGGMYYTESGDEFKKFDTKDGLAIKTLIAAGNNVGFLSSGINSNIIEKRAQLLGVQKVYVGTWKKLEVLEGWCKELNIGLENVAYVGDDVNDLQVIQKVGLSACPADAVTLVKEASNIVLSKKGGCGCVREFIEKFLMDIR, from the coding sequence ATGACATTCATCGGGAAAAACATTAAGTTCCTTAGAGAACAGCAACAGTTACCTGACAAGAAATTAGCCATGATGTGCAACATGACTGTGGATGCATTACATGCCATAGAAAACAATTCGCATGAGCCAAACCTGCAACAATTGGTACTTTTGGCTGAAGCCCTGAATTACCCTATCGACAGGCTTATTGCTGACAATCTTGAAAAAAATTATTATACATTAAAAAGTTTCGATTTTAAATTTCTTGCTCTCGATATCGACGGAGTGCTTACCAATGGAGGAATGTACTATACCGAAAGCGGTGATGAATTTAAAAAGTTTGACACGAAAGACGGTCTTGCAATTAAAACGTTGATTGCTGCCGGAAACAATGTTGGTTTTTTAAGCTCCGGAATAAACAGCAACATTATTGAAAAACGCGCACAGTTGCTGGGTGTTCAGAAAGTTTATGTAGGCACATGGAAAAAACTGGAAGTGCTTGAAGGCTGGTGCAAGGAATTAAATATAGGCTTGGAAAATGTTGCTTATGTAGGCGATGATGTAAACGATCTGCAGGTTATCCAGAAAGTAGGTTTATCTGCATGCCCGGCCGATGCAGTAACATTGGTTAAAGAAGCCTCAAATATTGTTCTCTCAAAAAAAGGCGGCTGTGGCTGCGTTCGCGAGTTTATTGAAAAATTCCTGATGGATATCAGGTAA
- a CDS encoding FISUMP domain-containing protein, translated as MKKRYFITFMFIVCCIFIKAQTVTDADGNTYNTVQIGTQIWMAENLATTKYNDGISIPPVKDSIAWFNLTTPGYCWYKNDSLTYNRPWGALYNWYTVNTGKLCPTGWHVPSNAEWHKLVLFLDPAAQDCYCTESVLAANDLKEIGLTHWGNGNNGTNSSGFTAIGTGFRNYFNKSFQGHTAVVYFWTSTPNGSYATVWHRYIQNSSSNIFEYLDQKYQGMSVRCIKDSASTGLNNENFNEGINIYPNPVTEKIVVKINDNTDVDVTLFNILGEVMLQQRISSTNNEINVSELPAGIYLIKIYSSDFTFEQKIIKD; from the coding sequence ATGAAAAAAAGATACTTTATTACTTTTATGTTTATTGTTTGCTGCATTTTTATCAAAGCTCAAACAGTAACTGACGCGGACGGCAATACTTATAATACTGTCCAAATTGGAACCCAGATATGGATGGCCGAAAACCTTGCCACAACAAAGTACAACGACGGCATTTCAATTCCGCCGGTAAAAGACAGCATTGCCTGGTTCAACTTAACAACTCCCGGATACTGCTGGTATAAAAATGATTCATTAACTTACAACAGGCCATGGGGCGCATTGTATAATTGGTATACCGTAAATACCGGTAAACTATGCCCTACAGGATGGCATGTACCTTCAAATGCAGAGTGGCATAAACTTGTGCTGTTCCTCGATCCGGCGGCTCAAGATTGTTATTGCACCGAAAGTGTTTTAGCTGCCAATGACCTTAAAGAAATCGGACTGACTCATTGGGGAAACGGAAACAACGGAACAAACAGCAGCGGCTTTACCGCAATAGGTACAGGTTTCAGAAATTATTTCAACAAATCGTTCCAGGGTCATACAGCTGTTGTGTATTTCTGGACATCAACTCCTAATGGTTCTTATGCCACAGTATGGCACCGATACATTCAAAACAGCAGTTCCAATATATTTGAGTATCTCGATCAGAAATATCAAGGTATGTCGGTGCGATGCATCAAAGATTCAGCATCAACAGGACTGAATAATGAAAACTTCAATGAAGGAATAAATATTTATCCGAACCCTGTTACAGAAAAAATTGTTGTAAAAATTAATGATAACACCGACGTGGATGTTACGCTTTTCAACATTTTAGGAGAAGTTATGCTTCAGCAGCGCATCTCATCAACCAACAATGAAATCAATGTTTCCGAACTACCTGCTGGAATTTATTTAATTAAAATTTATTCTTCTGATTTTACTTTTGAACAAAAAATAATCAAAGATTGA